One genomic region from Blattabacterium cuenoti encodes:
- a CDS encoding LptF/LptG family permease: MIRLFIAPFFIIFSTIFIIFMIQFFWSQIDELIGKDIDILIIIKFIFYFGISIIPLVTPISLLLTSIITFGNFSENQELTAIKSSGISLFRMMKPILAITCILSIGLYFFSDLAIPKAKMKAKKLGYQISLTHPSFKLKEGIFVNLLPDCFIKIDKKSRNNKQLHNIFIFFYDKNSLVNTILSQKGFFIPNENRSELIQFKLMNGILYSENPNETKEQSSYQIIQFDTLIQNFKIPSYDYEGIKNLDDYDSYDTQNLIQKINFLKKEKKNSEHQKKNIYKLVKLQLELQKKFTFSVTCIIMFLTGAPLGAIIRKGGIGYPTIVALSIFIIYYILLTITQNKVEKAEISPWIGAWIPNFIFFPVSIWMTYKTAMDDFYIQ; this comes from the coding sequence ATGATTCGTTTATTTATAGCTCCCTTTTTCATTATTTTTTCTACAATCTTTATCATTTTTATGATTCAATTTTTTTGGAGCCAAATAGATGAATTAATTGGGAAAGACATTGATATTTTAATAATAATAAAATTTATATTTTATTTCGGAATATCTATTATTCCATTAGTAACTCCTATCTCACTATTATTGACTTCTATCATAACATTTGGTAATTTTTCAGAAAATCAAGAACTTACTGCTATAAAATCTTCTGGAATATCTCTTTTTCGTATGATGAAACCTATTTTAGCAATAACTTGCATTTTATCGATTGGATTGTATTTTTTTTCCGATTTAGCCATTCCAAAAGCAAAAATGAAAGCTAAAAAATTAGGATATCAAATATCATTAACTCATCCCTCTTTCAAATTAAAAGAAGGAATTTTTGTTAATTTATTACCAGATTGTTTCATAAAAATAGACAAAAAATCGAGAAACAATAAACAATTGCATAATATATTTATCTTTTTTTATGATAAGAATTCACTTGTAAATACTATTCTTTCTCAAAAAGGATTTTTCATTCCAAATGAAAATAGATCTGAATTGATTCAATTTAAATTAATGAATGGAATTTTGTATAGTGAAAATCCAAATGAAACCAAAGAACAATCCTCTTATCAAATTATACAATTTGATACTTTAATTCAAAATTTTAAAATTCCTTCTTATGACTATGAAGGAATAAAAAACTTAGATGACTATGACTCCTATGATACCCAAAATCTAATTCAAAAAATTAACTTTTTAAAAAAAGAAAAAAAGAATTCTGAACATCAGAAAAAAAATATCTATAAATTAGTTAAGCTGCAATTAGAATTGCAAAAAAAATTTACATTTTCAGTAACATGCATTATAATGTTTCTGACTGGGGCCCCGTTAGGAGCTATTATTAGAAAAGGAGGAATAGGTTATCCTACTATTGTGGCTTTATCTATATTCATCATTTATTATATTTTGCTGACCATCACTCAAAATAAAGTGGAAAAAGCTGAAATAAGTCCATGGATAGGAGCATGGATTCCGAATTTTATTTTTTTTCCAGTAAGCATATGGATGACTTATAAAACAGCAATGGATGATTTTTATATTCAATAA